In a genomic window of Nocardia fluminea:
- a CDS encoding TetR/AcrR family transcriptional regulator yields the protein MPRNRRPRDREEKRAEIVVAARRLFAEEGYDAASMARIAREAGVVSNTLYWYFQDKDAVLITVLDAILADSMAAYGEILDSGLADRLLWLVTELEQLGRLVNTVHARAKESAAIAEWHDQFHALAEGLFRAELIGLGIPGDEVDPMVSMGVFVVEGLLTHPMPEPGKRAVIEALLRSAHAIAAPTG from the coding sequence ATGCCTCGCAACAGACGTCCTCGCGACCGCGAGGAGAAGCGCGCGGAGATCGTGGTGGCGGCCCGGCGCTTGTTCGCGGAGGAAGGCTATGACGCCGCGTCGATGGCGCGGATCGCCCGCGAGGCCGGCGTGGTGTCGAACACCCTGTACTGGTATTTCCAGGACAAGGACGCGGTACTGATCACGGTCCTGGACGCGATCCTGGCCGACTCCATGGCCGCCTACGGCGAGATCCTGGACTCGGGGCTGGCGGATCGGTTGTTGTGGCTGGTCACGGAATTGGAGCAGCTGGGCCGACTGGTGAACACGGTGCACGCCCGCGCGAAGGAGTCCGCGGCCATCGCCGAATGGCACGACCAGTTCCATGCGCTGGCCGAGGGTCTGTTCCGGGCGGAGCTGATCGGGCTCGGGATACCCGGCGACGAAGTGGACCCGATGGTCTCGATGGGGGTTTTCGTCGTCGAGGGCCTGCTAACCCATCCGATGCCGGAACCCGGCAAGCGGGCGGTGATCGAGGCGTTGCTGCGCAGCGCGCACGCGATCGCCGCCCCCACCGGCTGA
- a CDS encoding OsmC family protein, whose protein sequence is MTVEASTRLNDVDIDAVGGLVAAVGADPAKGQTTWAAHVAWKGAFASEARVRKFAPIPSDEPPALGGADSAPNPVEQLLAALGNCLAVGYAANATIAGIRINDLRIDLKGDLDLHVFLGLTQGHAGFESITATVSIDADATQEQLDELHTKVQSSSPVGHTLRTAVPVDITLA, encoded by the coding sequence ATGACCGTCGAAGCCAGTACCCGACTCAACGACGTCGATATCGACGCCGTAGGTGGTCTCGTGGCGGCTGTCGGAGCCGATCCGGCCAAGGGCCAGACCACCTGGGCAGCGCATGTCGCGTGGAAGGGCGCGTTCGCCTCGGAGGCACGTGTCCGCAAGTTCGCGCCGATCCCCTCGGACGAACCGCCCGCCCTCGGCGGCGCCGACTCCGCCCCCAACCCCGTCGAGCAGCTCCTCGCGGCACTCGGCAACTGCCTCGCGGTCGGCTACGCGGCCAATGCCACGATCGCCGGTATCCGAATCAATGACCTGCGCATCGACCTGAAAGGCGACCTCGACCTGCACGTCTTCCTCGGCCTGACCCAAGGCCACGCGGGCTTCGAATCGATCACCGCCACCGTCTCGATCGACGCGGACGCCACCCAAGAGCAACTAGACGAACTGCACACGAAGGTCCAGTCCAGCTCCCCGGTCGGGCACACCCTGCGCACCGCGGTCCCGGTCGACATCACTCTCGCTTAG
- a CDS encoding phage tail protein: MAHIVDFKTVSTQGLESSPVANALAGLRANEARYFKNKYDHVFTVLPASEAKSTIDRVSEILRKERDIVIASPPLEATAFQVENLRMAYVFYESGLSINVMYSIDDEKKRAVGFKLSEGMEVPAELDSFKFARQKSKLAGTIRGSYFVIKGEY; encoded by the coding sequence GTGGCTCATATCGTGGATTTCAAGACCGTCTCGACCCAGGGATTGGAGTCGTCGCCGGTCGCGAACGCGCTCGCGGGATTGCGGGCGAACGAGGCCAGATACTTCAAGAACAAATACGACCACGTTTTCACCGTGCTGCCCGCGAGCGAGGCGAAGTCGACCATCGATCGGGTCAGCGAGATACTCCGGAAAGAGCGTGACATCGTCATCGCCTCGCCCCCGCTCGAAGCCACCGCTTTCCAGGTCGAGAACCTTCGCATGGCCTACGTCTTCTACGAAAGCGGACTGTCGATCAACGTCATGTACTCGATCGACGACGAAAAGAAGCGAGCGGTCGGCTTCAAGCTCAGCGAGGGAATGGAAGTACCCGCTGAACTCGACTCGTTCAAATTCGCCCGGCAGAAGTCGAAGCTCGCCGGCACGATCCGCGGTTCCTACTTCGTCATCAAGGGTGAGTACTGA
- a CDS encoding GtrA family protein, translated as MTVSQITYPGTLPTSTYAGWVGTAPRIDPVRVLRFLRGDHAFAQLIRFALVGGVSNIAYVLLFMTMHASGPLVANVAGSMVSTVIANELHRRLTFRAGNRVGGFTAQWEGGGLALLGLGFSSAALAALDLLAPDLGEVAQAGAVIAVMAAVGGLRFLVLRSVVFGN; from the coding sequence ATGACCGTCTCGCAGATCACCTACCCGGGGACGCTGCCCACCAGCACCTACGCAGGGTGGGTCGGCACCGCGCCGCGCATCGATCCCGTTCGCGTGCTGCGATTCCTGCGCGGCGACCACGCTTTCGCCCAGCTGATCCGGTTCGCCCTGGTCGGGGGTGTCAGCAACATCGCCTACGTGCTGCTGTTCATGACCATGCACGCCAGCGGTCCCCTGGTCGCCAATGTCGCCGGATCGATGGTGAGCACCGTGATCGCCAACGAATTGCATCGCCGGCTCACCTTCCGGGCGGGCAACAGGGTCGGCGGGTTCACCGCGCAGTGGGAAGGCGGCGGGCTGGCGCTGCTCGGCCTCGGGTTCAGTAGCGCGGCACTGGCCGCGCTGGATCTGCTGGCACCGGACCTCGGGGAGGTCGCGCAGGCCGGTGCCGTGATCGCCGTCATGGCCGCGGTGGGCGGATTGCGGTTCCTGGTTCTGCGCAGTGTCGTCTTCGGAAACTAG
- a CDS encoding sulfotransferase family protein, translated as MKQATANRLVPAPIFILSAPRSGSTLLRSVLNSHARIHAPHELHLNLLTVQEVPWAADHVTERYASISLDALGLTIRELEHLLWDRLLHHELERSGKDLMVNKTTSSVLTWRRIAACWPEARYVFLLRHPARIAESLARAWADRREIAPVRRTLEFVAAMNEARAALSGYEVRYEDLTHRPEETVRGLCHFLDVAWQPSMLDYGRFDHGSYVRGIGDWSETIRSGAIQPARPLPAEETIPDALGSACREWGYSSRL; from the coding sequence GTGAAGCAGGCGACGGCGAACCGCCTCGTGCCGGCGCCGATCTTCATCCTGTCCGCGCCCCGGTCCGGATCGACGCTGCTGCGATCCGTTCTCAACAGCCACGCACGCATCCACGCCCCGCACGAATTGCATCTGAATCTGCTGACCGTCCAAGAAGTCCCGTGGGCCGCCGACCACGTCACCGAGCGCTACGCGAGCATCTCGCTGGACGCCCTCGGCCTGACGATCCGCGAACTCGAGCATCTGCTCTGGGACCGCCTGCTGCACCACGAACTGGAACGCAGCGGGAAGGACCTGATGGTCAACAAGACGACGAGCAGCGTGCTGACCTGGCGACGGATCGCCGCGTGCTGGCCCGAGGCCCGCTATGTTTTCCTGTTGCGCCACCCGGCGCGCATCGCCGAGTCCCTGGCGCGCGCCTGGGCGGATCGCCGCGAAATCGCCCCGGTGCGGCGGACACTGGAGTTCGTCGCGGCGATGAACGAGGCCAGGGCGGCGCTGAGCGGTTACGAGGTCCGCTACGAGGACCTGACCCACCGCCCCGAGGAGACCGTGCGCGGGCTGTGCCACTTCCTCGACGTCGCGTGGCAACCCTCGATGCTGGACTACGGCCGTTTCGACCACGGCAGCTACGTCCGCGGCATCGGCGACTGGAGCGAGACCATCCGCTCCGGCGCCATTCAGCCCGCGCGGCCACTACCCGCCGAGGAGACGATCCCGGACGCGCTGGGATCGGCGTGCCGAGAGTGGGGCTACTCGTCTCGTCTGTAG
- a CDS encoding ABC transporter permease, with the protein MSTTYPAGRTLSTAITDSWTMTRRELAHWARQPVQVVVGLVFPVMLLLMFTYLIGGGRGIDGDFKDYLVPGILTMTMAFGLEATMLAVTQDLGKGVIDRFRSMPMNSAAVLVGRSVADMLQSAVGLIVMIAVGYAIGWRWHEGAASFLAAVGLLLLFRFAMLWIGIYLAMVAGKPELVQAVQILVWPISFLSNAIAAPESMPSWLGAVVEWNPMSATATAVRGLLGNPSPVGDSWAGAHAEMLAVAWPLVLIAVFFPLAVRRFRDLSR; encoded by the coding sequence GTGAGCACCACATATCCGGCCGGCCGGACCCTGAGTACCGCGATCACCGATTCCTGGACGATGACCAGACGGGAGTTGGCGCACTGGGCGCGCCAGCCCGTTCAGGTGGTCGTCGGGCTGGTGTTCCCGGTGATGCTGTTGCTGATGTTCACCTACCTGATCGGTGGTGGGCGCGGCATCGACGGCGACTTCAAGGACTACCTGGTCCCCGGAATACTCACCATGACAATGGCTTTCGGCCTCGAGGCGACCATGCTCGCGGTGACCCAAGACCTCGGCAAGGGGGTGATCGACCGCTTCCGCTCGATGCCGATGAACTCGGCCGCCGTCCTGGTGGGACGCAGCGTCGCCGACATGCTGCAGTCGGCGGTCGGGCTGATCGTGATGATCGCGGTCGGGTACGCGATCGGCTGGCGCTGGCACGAGGGCGCCGCCTCGTTCCTGGCGGCCGTGGGACTGTTGTTGCTGTTCCGCTTCGCGATGCTGTGGATCGGCATCTATCTGGCGATGGTCGCGGGCAAGCCCGAACTGGTGCAGGCGGTGCAGATCCTGGTCTGGCCGATCAGCTTCCTCTCCAACGCCATCGCCGCACCCGAGTCCATGCCGTCCTGGCTGGGTGCGGTCGTGGAGTGGAACCCGATGTCGGCCACAGCCACGGCAGTGCGCGGGCTGCTGGGCAATCCCAGTCCGGTCGGCGACTCCTGGGCCGGGGCACACGCCGAAATGCTGGCGGTGGCGTGGCCGCTGGTCCTGATCGCGGTGTTCTTCCCGCTGGCAGTGCGGCGATTCAGAGACCTGAGCCGCTAG
- a CDS encoding ATP-binding cassette domain-containing protein — translation MTDHDLSIVVEGLRKKYGAKQALDGLDLAVRAGTVHAVLGPNGAGKTTAVRIMSTLLRPEAGRVEVAGIDVRTRADEVRSRIGLLGQHAAVDEKLSGRQNLEMFGRLYHLGARRAGARADELLARFGLADTGKKAVEQYSGGMRRRLDLAASLISRPQVLFLDEPTTGLDPRGRAEVWSSVRSLVDGGTTVLLTTQYLEEADQLADRISVIDRGKVIAEGTADQLKSKTGGDRIDVVLHDSTQLARAAALIPGEAVVDEDRRMVSAMVGDRMAALTETVRALEANDIEAEDIAIRRPTLDEVFMQLTKEDAA, via the coding sequence TTGACTGACCACGATCTCTCGATCGTCGTCGAAGGCCTGCGCAAGAAGTACGGCGCGAAGCAGGCTCTCGACGGACTCGATCTCGCCGTGCGAGCCGGCACCGTGCACGCGGTCCTCGGCCCGAACGGCGCGGGCAAGACCACGGCCGTGCGCATCATGTCGACCCTGCTCCGCCCGGAGGCGGGGCGTGTCGAGGTGGCGGGCATCGATGTGCGGACGCGAGCCGACGAAGTGCGTTCACGAATCGGTCTGCTCGGTCAGCACGCGGCCGTCGACGAGAAACTCAGCGGCCGGCAGAACCTGGAGATGTTCGGGCGTCTCTATCACCTGGGCGCGCGGCGCGCCGGTGCGAGGGCCGACGAACTACTGGCGCGATTCGGGCTCGCCGACACCGGCAAGAAGGCGGTCGAGCAGTACAGCGGTGGCATGCGGCGCCGGCTCGACCTCGCGGCGTCCCTCATCTCCCGACCGCAGGTGCTGTTCCTGGACGAACCCACGACCGGGCTCGATCCCCGCGGCCGCGCCGAGGTGTGGAGTTCGGTGCGTTCCCTGGTCGACGGCGGCACCACCGTGCTGCTGACCACGCAATACCTGGAGGAGGCCGATCAACTGGCCGATCGGATCTCGGTGATCGACCGCGGGAAGGTCATCGCGGAGGGCACCGCCGACCAGTTGAAATCCAAGACCGGCGGCGATCGCATCGACGTGGTCCTGCACGACTCCACCCAACTGGCACGCGCGGCCGCGCTCATCCCCGGCGAGGCGGTGGTGGACGAGGACCGGCGGATGGTCAGTGCCATGGTCGGCGACCGCATGGCGGCGCTGACCGAGACGGTCCGGGCGCTGGAAGCCAACGACATCGAAGCCGAGGACATCGCGATCAGACGGCCGACACTCGACGAGGTCTTCATGCAACTGACCAAGGAGGACGCGGCGTGA
- a CDS encoding PadR family transcriptional regulator, whose amino-acid sequence MSAIRLLVLGAVRQHGRAHGYQVRNDLEFWGAHEWSNAKPGSIYHALKQMAKQGLLLAHEVAPSTVGGPPRVEYEITDKGTEEFRTLLREALASYDQQTDMISAAIGFIVDLPRDEAVALLKQRITGLEQWRASVTEYYTPEEGPGQLGHIGEIMNMWVHSADSQAAWTHGLIDRIEGGAYTFADEGEPFVGILAEDEPNPFGTGPHPDDLR is encoded by the coding sequence ATGTCAGCGATCCGGCTGCTGGTCCTCGGCGCGGTCCGTCAGCACGGACGGGCGCACGGCTATCAGGTGCGCAACGACCTGGAGTTCTGGGGCGCGCACGAATGGTCCAACGCCAAGCCCGGCTCGATCTACCACGCGCTCAAGCAGATGGCCAAGCAAGGACTGCTTCTCGCGCACGAGGTCGCCCCGAGCACCGTCGGCGGTCCACCCCGCGTCGAGTACGAGATCACGGACAAGGGCACCGAGGAATTCCGCACACTGCTGCGCGAGGCCCTGGCCTCCTACGACCAGCAGACCGACATGATCTCGGCCGCCATCGGGTTCATCGTCGACCTACCGCGCGACGAGGCCGTCGCACTCCTGAAGCAACGGATCACCGGCCTCGAGCAGTGGCGCGCCTCGGTCACCGAGTACTACACCCCGGAGGAGGGGCCCGGGCAGCTCGGACACATCGGCGAGATCATGAACATGTGGGTGCACTCCGCCGACAGCCAGGCGGCCTGGACGCACGGCCTGATCGACCGCATCGAAGGCGGCGCGTACACCTTCGCCGACGAGGGCGAACCGTTCGTGGGCATTCTCGCCGAGGACGAGCCGAACCCGTTCGGGACCGGCCCGCACCCCGACGATCTGCGCTGA
- a CDS encoding zinc-binding dehydrogenase codes for MRATYMYGPGDVRVIDVADPVIVDQTDAVVRIVRSCICGSDLHPYHSMSPSSQGSPMGHECVGVVEEVGREVRTVEKGDLVITPFAWSDGTCEFCREGLQTSCRHGGFWGGGDVGGLQAEAVRVPLADGTLVAVPVEETSPLIPSLLTLSDVYGTGHHAAVKARVTAGTTVTVIGDGAVGLMAVLSARRLGAERIVLMGRHKQRTDLGREFGATDIVAERGAEGIAAVRELTGGDGSHVVIEAVGHMPAYEQAVGVVRPGGVISRVGVPQYSKAPVGFGTLFGPNITLTGGPAPARAYIDTLLPGVLDGSVDPGKVFDREIGLDEVPEGYRAMDDREALKVLVRP; via the coding sequence ATGCGAGCGACCTACATGTACGGCCCCGGCGATGTTCGCGTCATCGATGTCGCCGACCCGGTCATCGTCGACCAGACCGACGCGGTGGTTCGGATCGTCCGCAGCTGCATCTGCGGCTCCGATCTGCATCCGTATCACTCCATGTCGCCGTCGTCACAGGGCAGCCCGATGGGGCACGAGTGCGTCGGCGTCGTCGAAGAGGTCGGGCGTGAGGTGCGCACGGTCGAGAAGGGTGACCTGGTGATCACGCCGTTCGCGTGGTCGGACGGCACCTGCGAGTTCTGTCGTGAGGGTTTGCAGACTTCGTGCAGGCACGGCGGTTTCTGGGGTGGCGGAGATGTCGGCGGGTTGCAGGCCGAGGCGGTACGCGTGCCCTTGGCCGACGGCACGCTCGTGGCGGTGCCGGTCGAGGAGACCTCGCCGCTGATCCCGTCGCTGCTGACGTTGTCGGATGTGTACGGCACCGGTCACCATGCCGCCGTGAAGGCCCGCGTCACCGCCGGCACCACGGTCACCGTCATCGGTGACGGCGCGGTCGGGCTGATGGCCGTGTTGTCCGCCCGCCGGCTCGGCGCCGAGCGGATCGTGCTGATGGGTCGCCACAAGCAACGCACCGATCTCGGTCGCGAATTCGGCGCGACCGACATCGTGGCCGAACGTGGCGCGGAAGGTATCGCGGCGGTTCGCGAACTGACCGGCGGCGACGGCAGCCATGTGGTCATCGAGGCTGTCGGTCACATGCCCGCCTACGAGCAGGCCGTCGGGGTGGTCCGGCCGGGCGGGGTGATCAGCCGGGTCGGTGTTCCCCAATACTCGAAGGCTCCCGTCGGATTCGGCACCCTGTTCGGGCCGAACATCACCCTCACCGGTGGCCCCGCGCCGGCCCGCGCCTACATCGACACCCTGCTGCCGGGTGTGCTCGACGGCAGTGTGGATCCGGGCAAGGTGTTCGACCGCGAGATCGGTCTCGACGAAGTGCCGGAGGGCTACCGCGCGATGGACGACCGCGAAGCCCTCAAAGTCCTGGTCCGCCCCTGA
- a CDS encoding DMT family transporter, producing MRERGPSLGAVGAVVAAALLWSSSYAVTEVLLADLGPLSIGAVRFTVAASLLAVMVRLDRRRGDRPDAGQRRQLYGCGFLGITVYFVLENVGVDLSTASDAALIVATYPLMTMLLELAVLRVRLPPLRVTGVLLATAGAVLVLRDGARIGGSARWFGDIILLLGGVAWAGYNVLGKRASAGQSALTVTYYQTMAGAGGFLLIALLEAGSWRMPDATVSSLLVYLAVACSVGAFLLYNYGLRRMAPSVAVNILNLVPVFGVLSAVIINGEAFRLAQAAGGAVIVVGVALGVIERRSPSPTEQPSELTASR from the coding sequence GTGCGTGAACGAGGGCCGAGCCTGGGCGCGGTGGGTGCGGTGGTGGCAGCCGCGCTGTTGTGGAGCAGTTCCTACGCGGTGACCGAGGTGCTGCTGGCCGATCTGGGTCCGCTCAGCATCGGGGCCGTCCGATTCACTGTGGCGGCGTCGCTGCTCGCCGTCATGGTGCGGCTGGACCGCCGGCGCGGCGACCGGCCGGATGCCGGGCAGCGGCGGCAGCTCTACGGGTGCGGATTTCTCGGCATCACCGTGTATTTCGTCCTCGAGAACGTCGGCGTCGATCTGTCCACGGCCTCCGACGCGGCGCTCATCGTGGCCACGTACCCGCTGATGACGATGCTGCTGGAGTTGGCCGTCCTGCGCGTGCGGCTGCCGCCGCTGCGGGTGACGGGAGTGCTGCTGGCCACGGCCGGTGCTGTTCTCGTGCTTCGTGACGGTGCCCGGATCGGTGGCAGCGCACGGTGGTTCGGCGACATCATCCTGCTGCTCGGCGGTGTGGCCTGGGCGGGCTACAACGTGCTCGGCAAGCGGGCGAGCGCCGGACAGAGCGCCCTGACCGTCACCTATTACCAGACGATGGCGGGCGCGGGCGGGTTCCTCCTGATCGCGCTCCTGGAAGCCGGCAGCTGGCGAATGCCGGACGCGACCGTGTCGTCGCTGCTGGTCTACCTGGCCGTGGCGTGCTCGGTCGGCGCGTTCCTGCTCTACAACTACGGCCTGCGCAGGATGGCGCCGAGCGTCGCGGTGAACATCCTCAACCTGGTTCCGGTCTTCGGCGTGCTGAGCGCCGTGATCATCAACGGCGAAGCGTTCCGGCTCGCCCAAGCGGCGGGCGGCGCGGTCATCGTGGTCGGAGTCGCACTCGGCGTGATCGAACGGCGGTCGCCGTCCCCGACAGAGCAGCCGAGCGAACTCACCGCGAGTCGATGA
- a CDS encoding Lrp/AsnC family transcriptional regulator yields MDELDSALVRMLQQDGRRTNRDMAQALDIAPSTCLERIRSLRERGILTGFHAEADLAAIGRGLQAVIAVRVHPPTRAVIEGFQAFLEQMPEVISLFVLTGNDDFLVHVAVRDTDHLHGVVLDKLTTRPELANVRTSVVYGHLRKKVISPS; encoded by the coding sequence GTGGACGAACTAGATTCGGCGTTGGTGCGGATGCTGCAACAGGATGGTCGGCGCACCAATCGCGACATGGCCCAAGCGCTCGACATCGCCCCCTCCACCTGCCTGGAGCGGATCAGATCGCTGCGCGAACGCGGCATTCTGACGGGTTTCCACGCGGAGGCGGACCTCGCCGCGATCGGACGCGGCTTACAGGCCGTGATCGCCGTCCGCGTCCACCCGCCGACCCGTGCGGTGATCGAGGGTTTCCAAGCCTTCCTGGAGCAGATGCCCGAGGTGATCTCGCTGTTCGTCCTCACCGGCAACGATGACTTCCTCGTGCACGTGGCCGTCCGCGACACCGACCATCTCCACGGCGTGGTCCTGGACAAGCTGACCACCCGCCCGGAACTCGCCAACGTCCGCACCTCGGTGGTCTACGGGCATCTGCGCAAGAAGGTGATCAGCCCGTCGTGA
- a CDS encoding acyl-CoA dehydrogenase → MSLAVTADQHALAQSVAAFARKIAPLSQTREHLSEYAAGSAPAEVWTALCEQGLHALHLPAEHGGDDCGLATLAVAVEQLSTAMFPGPYLSTVTASALAMAARAQSLLADFGTGMTGAVVTGPNLRATREGDGWVVAGVSDPALGLPGAGRVVVRAAVAGNCAASLWFWFSPGELGRPAPDSSVPVGEPPLPIGSTASIRFTTAEAVDLTRSLGRAEFDVYPVDAARVLDGIDPAVAELWTTTLAAAEATGICRWCLDTTVEYIRVRHQFGRPIGSFQAVQHKAALMLVRADVASAVTWDATRAETQPTPQRLLAAANAALTVLPAAIDQAVDCVSLLGGIGFTWEHDAHLYWRRAIALAALAGGEDAAARALGERALLDERDFSFVAADTLPGLRTTVGTTLDAVAAMPDDEILSEGWSPARGGRRRARLTAAGLVAPHWPSPYGLDAGPAEQAVIAEEFARRGLRQPELGIGAWVLPTLIEHGDDAQRAQFVTATMLGDIIWCQLFSEPGAGSDLAGLSTAARKVEGGWIINGQKVWNSQAQDADWAVCLARTDADAPQHAGLTYFLIPMNAEGVDVRPLRQVTGIWEFNEVFLDEVFVPDNQVVAQPGDGWRIAVTTLSNERVAMGSATFGHGSSTLVRRLLESGDHTGTRDDAVRVLGRNTALELSVAALNLRDVVARMNDMADGNGSSNSIKKVWNAIAQRDAARALASILGPRATIGHPEQPYTFDFLGLPAILFGGGTIEIQLNIIARRVLRLPR, encoded by the coding sequence ATGTCTCTCGCAGTAACTGCTGACCAGCACGCGCTGGCCCAATCGGTAGCCGCGTTCGCCCGCAAGATCGCGCCGCTGTCGCAGACCCGCGAACACCTGTCCGAGTACGCGGCCGGGTCTGCGCCGGCGGAAGTGTGGACAGCTCTGTGCGAGCAGGGGTTACACGCGCTGCACCTGCCCGCGGAACACGGGGGCGACGACTGCGGCCTGGCAACACTCGCGGTGGCCGTCGAACAGTTGAGCACGGCGATGTTCCCCGGCCCGTATCTGTCGACGGTGACAGCGAGCGCGCTCGCGATGGCGGCCCGAGCACAGTCGCTGCTCGCGGACTTCGGCACCGGTATGACGGGCGCCGTCGTCACCGGACCCAACCTGCGGGCCACCCGGGAAGGCGACGGCTGGGTCGTCGCGGGCGTCTCCGACCCCGCACTCGGCCTGCCCGGGGCCGGACGAGTGGTAGTGCGCGCCGCCGTTGCCGGGAATTGCGCAGCGAGCCTGTGGTTCTGGTTCAGCCCCGGCGAGCTCGGTCGTCCCGCCCCGGACAGTTCCGTGCCCGTCGGAGAGCCGCCATTGCCCATCGGGTCAACTGCTTCGATCCGGTTCACGACCGCTGAGGCAGTCGACCTCACCCGATCGCTCGGTCGCGCCGAATTCGATGTCTACCCAGTGGATGCGGCGCGAGTACTCGACGGCATCGACCCCGCTGTCGCGGAGTTGTGGACGACCACCCTGGCGGCGGCGGAGGCGACCGGAATCTGTCGCTGGTGTCTGGACACCACCGTCGAATACATCCGGGTACGACACCAATTCGGCCGCCCGATCGGCAGCTTCCAGGCGGTGCAGCACAAAGCGGCGCTCATGCTGGTCCGTGCCGACGTGGCGAGCGCGGTGACCTGGGACGCGACCCGCGCCGAGACGCAGCCGACCCCGCAGCGACTGCTGGCCGCCGCCAACGCGGCGCTGACCGTGTTGCCGGCCGCGATCGATCAGGCGGTGGACTGCGTGAGCCTGCTCGGCGGCATCGGCTTCACGTGGGAGCACGATGCCCATCTGTACTGGCGTCGCGCGATCGCGCTGGCCGCGCTCGCGGGCGGCGAGGACGCCGCGGCCAGGGCGCTGGGGGAGCGTGCGCTGCTCGACGAACGCGACTTCTCGTTCGTCGCCGCCGACACGCTGCCGGGGCTGCGCACGACTGTCGGCACGACGCTCGACGCGGTCGCCGCGATGCCGGATGACGAAATCCTTTCCGAGGGTTGGTCACCCGCGCGCGGAGGTCGTCGCCGTGCCAGGCTCACCGCGGCCGGCTTGGTTGCCCCGCACTGGCCGAGCCCGTACGGTCTCGACGCCGGGCCCGCCGAACAAGCGGTGATCGCCGAGGAGTTCGCGCGCCGTGGGTTGCGTCAACCCGAACTCGGCATCGGCGCCTGGGTACTGCCCACGCTGATCGAACACGGTGACGACGCGCAGCGCGCGCAGTTCGTCACCGCGACCATGCTCGGTGACATCATCTGGTGCCAGCTGTTCTCCGAACCCGGTGCAGGCTCCGATCTCGCCGGATTGTCCACCGCCGCACGCAAAGTCGAGGGCGGCTGGATCATCAATGGCCAGAAGGTGTGGAATTCCCAGGCGCAGGACGCGGATTGGGCCGTGTGCCTGGCACGCACCGACGCCGATGCCCCTCAGCACGCCGGGCTGACCTACTTCCTGATCCCGATGAACGCCGAGGGTGTCGACGTGCGGCCGCTGCGCCAGGTCACCGGCATCTGGGAGTTCAACGAGGTCTTCCTCGACGAGGTCTTCGTTCCCGACAACCAGGTGGTCGCTCAGCCCGGTGACGGCTGGCGCATCGCCGTCACCACCTTGTCGAACGAGCGGGTCGCCATGGGTTCGGCCACCTTCGGCCACGGTTCGAGCACCCTGGTCCGGCGCCTGCTCGAATCCGGTGACCACACCGGCACCCGCGACGACGCCGTCCGCGTCCTCGGCCGCAACACCGCGCTCGAACTGTCCGTCGCCGCCCTGAACCTGCGTGACGTCGTCGCCAGGATGAACGACATGGCCGACGGCAACGGCTCGAGCAACAGCATCAAAAAGGTCTGGAACGCCATCGCCCAGCGCGACGCCGCCCGCGCACTGGCCTCCATCCTCGGTCCCCGCGCCACGATCGGCCACCCCGAACAGCCCTACACCTTCGACTTCCTCGGCCTACCCGCCATCCTCTTCGGCGGCGGCACCATCGAGATCCAGCTCAACATCATCGCGCGACGCGTACTGCGTCTGCCCCGGTAG